Proteins encoded together in one Passer domesticus isolate bPasDom1 chromosome 6, bPasDom1.hap1, whole genome shotgun sequence window:
- the LOC135302984 gene encoding ciliary microtubule associated protein 1A-like yields MDYDVSEGLVSLPAPHPVSATIQLNKFACRRAGGYLPARPALRFSTAAGLENNHCLRAQQGALAASLLLTCCFPSIPPFPPSTTSCCSSLSFTFSRDASFAFFLLWATGKLCTSAVSEKPFGSSPVFPVVSLATSMEGPWVGTWRPHPRRGPILAEFSTPGPKYWLPGTTGHMAHDPTKDRAPAYSFRGTKAPSTDSCSPGPRYFIHPSITKTGKYVSPSAHIQGRSKSKIEVTPGPSDYITDPANKHIYYTAPASLMMFRPKDFKRFRTPGPGTYTLPRVLGPHTAYTHAEPCCIMMGKSKYQSCFQDVAKTPGPAAFAKVDLDVYKTRAPKYSMGLKTKFAGKDRFPGPADYNTGKVSLTKARDPAYTFGLRHSLYKAALIPATHFD; encoded by the exons ATGGATTATGATGTCAGCGAGGGGctggtgtccctccctgcaCCTCACCCTGTCAGCGCCACAATCCAGCTGAACAAGTTCGCGTGTAGACGCGCAGGAGGCTACCTCCCAGCCAGGCCAGCGCTGCGCTTCTCCACTGCTGCTGGCCTGGAAAACAATCAttgcctgagggcacagcagggagctCTTGCTGCATCTTTGCTTCTAACTTGctgttttccctccattccgCCTTTTCCTCCATCTACTACTTCTTGTTGCTCTTCACTTTCCTTCACTTTCTCTCGTGATGCTAGTTTTGCTTTCTTCCTGCTCTGGGCTACAGGAAAGCTCTGTACCAGCGCTGTGTCAGAGAAGCCCTTTGGTAGCTCTCCTGTTTTTCCTGTAGTTTCTTTGGCCACCAGCATGGAGGGACCCTGGGTAGGCACCTGGAGACCTCATCCCCGACGGGGCCCAATACTTGCAGAATTCAGCACCCCAGGTCCCAAGTACTGGCTCCCTGGGACAACAG GTCATATGGCTCATGATCCCACCAAAGACAGAGCCCCTGCATATTCATTTCGAGGGACCAAAGCTCCCTCCACAGACAGCTGCTCACCAGGTCCTCGATacttcatccatccatccattacCAAGACTGGGAAGTATGTGTCACCATCAGCACATATACAGGGACGTAGCAAGAGCAAGATTGAAGTCACCCCTGGACCCA GTGACTACATCACAGATCCTGCCAACAAACACATCTACTATACTGCACCCGCGAGTCTCATGATGTTCCGGCCCAAGGACTTTAAAAGGTTCCGAACACCAG GTCCTGGCACCTACACCCTGCCCAGGGTTCTGGGACCACACACAGCATACACTCATGCTGAACCATGCTGCATCATGATGGGGAAGAGTAAATACCAGAGCTGTTTTCAAGACGTGGCAAAG ACACCAGGTCCTGCAGCATTTGCCAAGGTGGATCTGGATGTCTACAAAACCAGGGCTCCCAAGTACTCAATGGGACTAAAAACCAAATTTGCTGGGAAGGATCGTTTTCCAGGTCCAGCGGACTACAACACAGGAAAG GTTTCACTGACCAAGGCCCGGGATCCTGCTTACACTTTTGGACTCCGACATTCTCTCTACAAAGCTGCCTTGATACCTGCAACACATTTTGATTAA